Genomic window (Macadamia integrifolia cultivar HAES 741 unplaced genomic scaffold, SCU_Mint_v3 scaffold2634, whole genome shotgun sequence):
TTCATCAGACAATTGTACTTCCTTCCTTTCCTGGATCCTTTCAGCAGGCTCACCTTCTGTTCCTGTATTATCCTTATTGGTTACCTCAGTGTCATTTTCAGTTTCCATTTTTGCAACTGGGGCTCCTTCTGGTGCAGCTTCTTCCGTTTTGATTGGCCCTTTATCCTCATGAGTTTTGTCTTCATTCAAACCTTGATTTTCCTTGGCaacaacatcttcttctttctttgtttctgtaTTCTTCTTATCAGCCATTTCAGCATCTTGTGTgttttctttgttctcttctGTTTCTTCAGGAACAACTTCTGTCTCTTTAGTAACTTTCTTTAGTGATTTCCTGCTTCGTTTCTTTGGAGGCTCAGGTTCTGGTGGAGGAGCTGCCTTGGCCTTCTCACTGATTCGCGCAGATCTCCTTGGTGTCTCACCAGTCCCCCAATCAAACTCAGATATCGCAGGACCACCAGGGTGTGACTTCAGGTATTGTTCCAGCTGTTTCCTATTAATGATCTCCTCCCCGATTGGAGAAATGAAAATTATCTCATTTTTCTTTGGTGTCCCTCCTCTTTTGGGCATAAACTGCAACGGAACACACATGAACAAAGATACATGCCTCAAACAATTAGATAGGGAAAAAAACATACTTTGCAAATAATTCCACATCATCAGGGACTTTATTAAATAAATTGAACTAGTAAAATTTATGTCATTAGTTCAGTAACCTATTACTGTTAAATAGTCCTTTGATATCCTCCAGTATGTTCAGTTTGCTTGGCTGGTTGCTCATGTCCACTTCTTACAATAAATTCTTTGCTAAACTTTAAACAATAATTGCTACCTTTACTATTAAATAGATCTAATTTTTGCTTAGCATTTTGAGCCTAGAAAGAAACCCGGTATctcaataaataaaatttccTAGTCCTTGAATATCTCCTGGTCTGTGCAAAAAAGATATCTTAAAGAGGAACAAAAGGCCAAGTAGAAGCTTAAGCTTATTACATTCCATGAAGAGCCATCATGGGTTCAAGATTAAATATTTTGCCTTTTCATAACAGTAGACCTAATGTATGTTCTGTAAAGATACTATCATCATTTCTGTTACAATCTCAGAAGCTGtagctaaaccagaaaaccagaaaaccagaaacaagaatgaaaagagagagagaaaagagaagaagagaggaagaagatgaagtaaccaAAGGAAGTCTCAAGAATAAAGAGCAACCTGAGATTAATTCAATATGAATCTAATCTCAGGTTCTCTTATGAATATATAACATTAGGTCAAGAGGAAAGACAATAAAGCCCCCCACTTACTTAAGGAAAATCCCAAAAAGACCCAAATCTACATAACAAGGACCAAACGGTCCCTGTTGTAGGCGCTAATATTAGCGATATTCCCTGTTTGGGAATAGCACTAAAATCAACACTcctcctcaagctggagcatataaatctcccatgctcagcttggtacaactaCTGCGGAAGCTAGGAACAAATAAGGACATAGTGAACATATCAGCCAACTGattctttgatgaaacaaaCGGAGTCGCAATCAGCTTCTTTAGAACAACATCATGAACAAAGTGACAGTCCACCTCTATATGTTTGGTACTCATGAAAGACCGGATTGCTAGCAATATACACAGCAGTTTGGTTGTCACAATGCATCTGCATAGGTTTGGTTACTgaaaatcccaactccaagagtaacgAACGCAACCACATCAATTCAGCTGTAGTATGAGCCATACCtctgtattctgcctctgcactagatcgAACAATGGTGGTCTATTTCTTGCTACGCCACGTGACCAAATTACTtccaacaaaggtacaatatccACTGGTAGATAtccgatcactagcagagccagcccaatcagcatctgaGTAGCCAACAAGGTCCATGTGCCGATTAGGACGATACACTAGCCCTTTTCCAGGGGCCCTCTTCAGGTAGCGTAGAACACGAACAACAGCGTCCCAATAAGccttctgaggagactgcatgaactgactgagAACTCCAACAGCATAGGAGTTATCAGGACGAGTCACAGTAAGGTAAATTAGCTTGCCAATTAGACTTCAATACTGGTGTATATCCTGAAgaggttcaccatcatcaacaccaaacttttggtgaggatccatagggatatcaacaggCTTGGATGCGAGCATCCCAATATCAAATAGGAGGTCCACTACACACTTCCTTTGGGatagactgatccctttcttgcttcggattacctcaatcccaaggaaataatgaagttggcctagatcctttgtctgaaaatgatgatggaggtgacttttcacttcagaa
Coding sequences:
- the LOC122066924 gene encoding methyl-CpG-binding domain-containing protein 11-like, whose product is MCVPLQFMPKRGGTPKKNEIIFISPIGEEIINRKQLEQYLKSHPGGPAISEFDWGTGETPRRSARISEKAKAAPPPEPEPPKKRSRKSLKKVTKETEVVPEETEENKENTQDAEMADKKNTETKKEEDVVAKENQGLNEDKTHEDKGPIKTEEAAPEGAPVAKMETENDTEVTNKDNTGTEGEPAERIQERKEVQLSDEQLTDMNDAKREVKMKEQVTTEEVVLPQAEAEKNDGSKPEKDISNEMNSVMDSEEKEKPSKSAAETMEQTGEKQAANGNNEEHTSTVEEKGKKMEGEAMENGSRKGDAGESKSREVNQMGRVDSQQSPAPSAVSC